The Anopheles coluzzii chromosome 2, AcolN3, whole genome shotgun sequence genome window below encodes:
- the LOC120950127 gene encoding connectin-like: MTMRTISTDRTLAGLMLVLLATLPYATVARSYEKQTVRKGKSAQIVSSAPTITTPLMDLCSEDINMKLACHCSPESHAKAQKASCSIFDGELPRKDYNWLAFHTQTELEHLKFTVRKSGNLTYIPSDVIATLYKLRTLTIEYGIIGDIYPYAFGNLTELRVINLPNNQIVTLHNHSFAHHRSLEELMLENNYIRTIGRDAFVDVPKLIKLNLANNSIVNLHDNGFEELTKLEELRLESNQIAVLAREYFKGLENLKILKLSYNDVDYLGAFVFADLWSLQMLFLDSNRIEKIDERAFDGLTSLNYLHLENNRITTIDSATFTSVSALQLLNLDSNRLSTMTHSHIVPLMDNLVNNSALLSLRDNRFICDCRLSWMYDLSDRTRNEELRESLKSIDCILGLTPEEPTRSPLASSYDFGQLDENGEYIDDSASENDALAKEVPQTVNVLKLGREELPCPEELAGPTGDPNPRESKGLFNLSWNSSAAGDRYGGSSSRVLLAIAAAVALGLVRRSVSC; encoded by the exons ATGACGATGAGGACGATAAGCACAGACCGTACCCTGGCCGGGttgatgctggtgctgctggccaCCCTGCCCTACGCGACCGTAGCGCGCAGCTACGAAAAGCAGACGGTGCGCAAGGGCAAATCCGCCCAGATCGTGTCCTCGGCACCGACCATCACCACCCCGCTGATGGACCTGTGCTCCGAGGACATCAACATGAAGCTGGCCTGCCACTGTTCGCCGGAAAGCCACGCCAAGGCGCAGAAAGCGTCCTGCTCCATCTTTGACGGCGAGCTGCCCCGCAAGGACTACAACTGGCTCGCCTTCCACACGCAGACCGAGCTGGAGCATCTGAAGTTTACGGTGCGCAAGTCGGGCAACCTGACCTACATCCCGTCGGACGTGATCGCCACGCTGTACAAGCTGCGCACGCTCACGATCGAGTACGGCATCATCGGCGACATCTATCCGTACGCGTTCGGCAACCTGACCGAGCTGCGCGTCATCAACCTGCCAAACAATCAGATCGTCACGCTGCACAACCACTCGTTCGCCCACCACCGGTCGCTCGAGGAGCTGATGCTGGAGAACAACTACATCCGCACGATCGGGCGGGACGCGTTCGTGGACGTGCCGAAGCTGATCAAGCTGAACCTGGCCAACAACAGTATCGTCAACCTGCACGACAACGGGTTCGAGGAGCTGACCAAGCTGGAGGAGCTGCGGCTCGAGTCGAACCAGATCGCGGTGCTGGCGCGCGAGTACTTCAAGGGGCTGGAAAACCTGAAGATCCTGAAGCTGTCCTACAACGACGTGGACTATCTCGGTGCGTTCGTGTTCGCCGACCTGTGGAGCCTGCAGATGCTGTTTCTCGACAGCAATCGCATTGAG AAAATCGACGAGCGTGCCTTTGACGGACTGACCAGCCTGAACTATCTGCACCTGGAGAACAATCGCATCACCACGATCGACAGTGCCACCTTCACCAGCGTGTCGGCCCTGCAGCTGCTCAACCTCGACTCGAACCGGCTGTCCACGATGACGCACAGCCACATCGTGCCGCTGATGGACAATCTGGTGAACAACAGTGCCCTGCTGTCACTGCGCG ACAATCGATTCATCTGTGACTGTCGGCTCTCGTGGATGTACGATCTGAGCGACCGTACGCGCAACGAGGAGCTGCGCGAAAGCCTCAAGAGCATCGACTGCATCCTCGGCCTGACGCCCGAGGAGCCGACCCGTTCGCCGCTGGCCAGCTCGTACGACTTCGGCCAGCTGGACGAGAACGGCGAGTACATCGACGATTCCGCGAGCGAAAACGACGCCCTGGCCAAGGAGGTGCCGCAGACCGTGAACGTGCTGAAGCTGGGCCGCGAGGAGCTACCGTGCCCGGAGGAGCTGGCCGGCCCGACCGGCGATCCGAACCCGCGCGAGTCCAAGGGCCTGTTCAACCTGTCCTGGAACAGCTCGGCCGCCGGTGACCGGTACGGCGGCAGTAGCAGTAGAGTGCTGCTAGCGATAGCCGCGGCCGTGGCGCTCGGTCTAGTGCGTCGATCGGTTAGCTGTTAA